The following are from one region of the Nicotiana tabacum cultivar K326 chromosome 3, ASM71507v2, whole genome shotgun sequence genome:
- the LOC107777652 gene encoding uncharacterized protein LOC107777652 isoform X2 has protein sequence MELNHTNNKQTLLAAMKNENHHCLSDSDSTDSETEKAIKYSSPARFHSNSDYDSDDSTKSDTDKARNIDTNTTSTAAATHTSVNRDSTKVSSPPMESPARSSISSDQISLPHESFHPEDNKPYAAPTRSPPEKPPSPEAVVKRSIKEEPLAIVKADLVFSDGTTIGEGGDGGGGNRRRKVRPPFSIIRKGKRDEMVKKAALGFRIFGFLFCLVSFSVLAADRNQGWALDSFERYKEFRYSMSVNVIGFAYSGAQAFNLAYQSATGKNVVQHHLRYFFDFALDQHHLLLPLALMIGSPIGGRTSFLIWQAPP, from the exons ATGGAATTGAATCATACCAATAACAAGCAGACTCTGCTAGCTGCAATGAAGAATGAAAATCATCACTGCCTCTCTGATTCAGATTCTACTGATTCTGAAACAGAAAAAGCTATTAAATACTCTTCTCCAGCTCGTTTCCATAGTAATTCCGATTATGATTCAGATGATTCTACTAAGTCCGACACAGATAAAGCTAGGAATATTGATACTAATACTACttctactgctgctgctactCATACTAGTGTTAATAGAGATTCTACTAAGGTATCTTCCCCGCCGATGGAATCTCCGGCGAGGTCGTCAATTTCCTCCGATCAAATATCTCTTCCTCACGAGTCGTTCCATCCCGAGGATAATAAACCTTATGCAGCTCCGACGAGGAGTCCGCCGGAGAAACCTCCGTCACCGGAAGCGGTGGTGAAACGGTCTATCAAAGAGGAGCCACTTGCTATAGTGAAAGCGGATCTGGTGTTCAGTGATGGTACTACTATTGGGGAAGGTGGCGACGGAGGCGGTGGCAACCGGCGGAGGAAAGTAAGGCCGCCGTTTTCGATTATAAGAAAAGGGAAGAGGGATGAGATGGTGAAGAAAGCGGCTTTAGGTTTTaggatttttgggtttttgttttgcTTGGTTTCGTTTTCTGTACTGGCAGCTGATAGGAATCAAGGTTGGGCTCTGGACTCTTTCGAACGTTACAAGGAGTTCAG GTACTCTATGTCGGTGAACGTTATAGGATTTGCGTATTCGGGAGCTCAGGCATTCAATTTGGCCTACCAATCTGCCACAGGCAAGAACGTTGTGCAGCACCATTTGCGCTACTTTTTTGATTTTGCCCTTGATCAG CATCATCTTCTGCTGCCACTCGCATTGATGATTGGCAGTCCAATTGGGGGAAGGACAAGTTTCCTGATATGGCAAGCGCCTCCGTAG
- the LOC107777652 gene encoding CASP-like protein 4B3 isoform X1 — MELNHTNNKQTLLAAMKNENHHCLSDSDSTDSETEKAIKYSSPARFHSNSDYDSDDSTKSDTDKARNIDTNTTSTAAATHTSVNRDSTKVSSPPMESPARSSISSDQISLPHESFHPEDNKPYAAPTRSPPEKPPSPEAVVKRSIKEEPLAIVKADLVFSDGTTIGEGGDGGGGNRRRKVRPPFSIIRKGKRDEMVKKAALGFRIFGFLFCLVSFSVLAADRNQGWALDSFERYKEFRYSMSVNVIGFAYSGAQAFNLAYQSATGKNVVQHHLRYFFDFALDQIVTYLLISASSSAATRIDDWQSNWGKDKFPDMASASVAMSFLAFAALAFSSLISGYVLCNSRST; from the exons ATGGAATTGAATCATACCAATAACAAGCAGACTCTGCTAGCTGCAATGAAGAATGAAAATCATCACTGCCTCTCTGATTCAGATTCTACTGATTCTGAAACAGAAAAAGCTATTAAATACTCTTCTCCAGCTCGTTTCCATAGTAATTCCGATTATGATTCAGATGATTCTACTAAGTCCGACACAGATAAAGCTAGGAATATTGATACTAATACTACttctactgctgctgctactCATACTAGTGTTAATAGAGATTCTACTAAGGTATCTTCCCCGCCGATGGAATCTCCGGCGAGGTCGTCAATTTCCTCCGATCAAATATCTCTTCCTCACGAGTCGTTCCATCCCGAGGATAATAAACCTTATGCAGCTCCGACGAGGAGTCCGCCGGAGAAACCTCCGTCACCGGAAGCGGTGGTGAAACGGTCTATCAAAGAGGAGCCACTTGCTATAGTGAAAGCGGATCTGGTGTTCAGTGATGGTACTACTATTGGGGAAGGTGGCGACGGAGGCGGTGGCAACCGGCGGAGGAAAGTAAGGCCGCCGTTTTCGATTATAAGAAAAGGGAAGAGGGATGAGATGGTGAAGAAAGCGGCTTTAGGTTTTaggatttttgggtttttgttttgcTTGGTTTCGTTTTCTGTACTGGCAGCTGATAGGAATCAAGGTTGGGCTCTGGACTCTTTCGAACGTTACAAGGAGTTCAG GTACTCTATGTCGGTGAACGTTATAGGATTTGCGTATTCGGGAGCTCAGGCATTCAATTTGGCCTACCAATCTGCCACAGGCAAGAACGTTGTGCAGCACCATTTGCGCTACTTTTTTGATTTTGCCCTTGATCAG ATTGTAACATATCTTCTGATATCAGCATCATCTTCTGCTGCCACTCGCATTGATGATTGGCAGTCCAATTGGGGGAAGGACAAGTTTCCTGATATGGCAAGCGCCTCCGTAGCAATGTCCTTCCTTGCATTTGCAGCTTTGGCCTTCAGCTCCCTCATATCTGGCTATGTACTATGCAATTCTAGATCAACATAG
- the LOC107777652 gene encoding uncharacterized protein LOC107777652 isoform X3 yields the protein MELNHTNNKQTLLAAMKNENHHCLSDSDSTDSETEKAIKYSSPARFHSNSDYDSDDSTKSDTDKARNIDTNTTSTAAATHTSVNRDSTKVSSPPMESPARSSISSDQISLPHESFHPEDNKPYAAPTRSPPEKPPSPEAVVKRSIKEEPLAIVKADLVFSDGTTIGEGGDGGGGNRRRKVRPPFSIIRKGKRDEMVKKAALGFRIFGFLFCLVSFSVLAADRNQGWALDSFERYKEFRYSMSVNVIGFAYSGAQAFNLAYQSATGKNVVQHHLRYFFDFALDQDVKICLDILECSTV from the exons ATGGAATTGAATCATACCAATAACAAGCAGACTCTGCTAGCTGCAATGAAGAATGAAAATCATCACTGCCTCTCTGATTCAGATTCTACTGATTCTGAAACAGAAAAAGCTATTAAATACTCTTCTCCAGCTCGTTTCCATAGTAATTCCGATTATGATTCAGATGATTCTACTAAGTCCGACACAGATAAAGCTAGGAATATTGATACTAATACTACttctactgctgctgctactCATACTAGTGTTAATAGAGATTCTACTAAGGTATCTTCCCCGCCGATGGAATCTCCGGCGAGGTCGTCAATTTCCTCCGATCAAATATCTCTTCCTCACGAGTCGTTCCATCCCGAGGATAATAAACCTTATGCAGCTCCGACGAGGAGTCCGCCGGAGAAACCTCCGTCACCGGAAGCGGTGGTGAAACGGTCTATCAAAGAGGAGCCACTTGCTATAGTGAAAGCGGATCTGGTGTTCAGTGATGGTACTACTATTGGGGAAGGTGGCGACGGAGGCGGTGGCAACCGGCGGAGGAAAGTAAGGCCGCCGTTTTCGATTATAAGAAAAGGGAAGAGGGATGAGATGGTGAAGAAAGCGGCTTTAGGTTTTaggatttttgggtttttgttttgcTTGGTTTCGTTTTCTGTACTGGCAGCTGATAGGAATCAAGGTTGGGCTCTGGACTCTTTCGAACGTTACAAGGAGTTCAG GTACTCTATGTCGGTGAACGTTATAGGATTTGCGTATTCGGGAGCTCAGGCATTCAATTTGGCCTACCAATCTGCCACAGGCAAGAACGTTGTGCAGCACCATTTGCGCTACTTTTTTGATTTTGCCCTTGATCAG GACGTTAAGATTTGCTTGGATATCTTGGAATGTTCTACTGTTTGA